The Burkholderia ambifaria AMMD genome has a segment encoding these proteins:
- a CDS encoding porin produces MNAPHYPHYRFAILILSAASFGAGAAHAQSSVTLYGVVDDSIAYVNNQQGHSNVYLRDGNLYASKFGLRGDEDLGGGTHAIFDLQAGFNLNTGAQAAAGTIFNRQAYVGLRNDHYGTVTAGRQYTPYFLLVGPYASSSWLTGATGAHPGDIDGLDTTIRVNNSVTYTSPTLSGLTASAMYAFGGIAGATGKGNTFSAALRYANGPVGIAAGYLRINSSGSSAGFLNPATAASGSFAVSVLNQGYLSAKAVEQVAAAGNYTLGNLTMGLNYSNVKYLPGNGSAFTDTAVFNTYGALAAYRFTPTFSVAGAFAYTLASKANGVSGAARYQQYSLKESYSLSKRTTLYALQAYTHASGQTLGAQGAGHIVDAAPIVGDSQQLTPSTTHGQFVGMAGIAVTF; encoded by the coding sequence ATGAATGCACCGCACTACCCGCACTATCGTTTTGCAATCCTGATTTTATCGGCCGCATCGTTCGGCGCTGGCGCAGCGCACGCGCAGAGCAGCGTGACGCTGTACGGCGTGGTCGACGATTCGATTGCGTACGTGAACAACCAGCAAGGCCACTCGAACGTGTACCTGCGCGACGGCAACCTGTATGCGTCGAAGTTCGGGCTGCGCGGCGACGAGGATCTCGGCGGCGGCACGCACGCGATCTTCGATCTGCAAGCCGGCTTCAACCTGAACACCGGCGCGCAAGCGGCCGCCGGCACGATCTTCAACCGCCAGGCCTATGTCGGGCTGCGCAACGACCATTACGGCACGGTGACGGCCGGCCGCCAGTACACGCCGTACTTCCTGCTGGTCGGACCGTACGCGTCGAGCAGCTGGTTGACCGGCGCGACCGGCGCGCATCCGGGCGATATCGACGGCCTCGACACGACGATCCGCGTGAACAATTCGGTTACCTATACGTCGCCGACCCTCTCCGGGCTGACCGCGAGCGCAATGTACGCGTTCGGCGGCATCGCTGGTGCGACCGGCAAGGGCAACACATTCAGCGCCGCGCTGCGCTATGCGAACGGGCCGGTCGGGATCGCGGCCGGCTACCTGCGCATCAACAGCTCGGGTTCGTCGGCCGGCTTCCTGAATCCGGCGACCGCGGCGTCGGGCAGCTTCGCGGTGTCCGTGCTGAACCAGGGCTACCTGAGCGCGAAGGCCGTCGAGCAGGTCGCGGCGGCCGGCAACTACACGCTGGGCAACCTGACGATGGGCCTGAACTACTCGAACGTGAAGTACCTGCCCGGCAACGGCTCCGCGTTCACGGATACGGCCGTGTTCAATACCTACGGCGCGCTCGCCGCGTACCGCTTCACGCCGACATTCTCCGTGGCCGGCGCGTTCGCGTACACGCTCGCGTCGAAGGCGAACGGCGTGTCTGGCGCGGCACGCTACCAGCAGTATTCGCTGAAGGAGTCGTACAGCCTGTCGAAGCGCACGACGCTCTATGCGCTGCAGGCGTATACGCATGCGAGCGGACAGACGCTCGGCGCGCAAGGCGCCGGCCATATCGTCGACGCGGCACCGATCGTCGGCGATTCGCAACAGCTCACGCCGTCGACGACGCACGGCCAGTTCGTCGGCATGGCCGGGATCGCCGTGACGTTCTGA
- a CDS encoding MurR/RpiR family transcriptional regulator, whose translation MTPLAPHEASQDESAIAERIASAMPRMTPIHRRMGEFVLANPFRAATMRIDELAQAVNASIATANRFAKALGFDGYPAMRAALVRGFEATLGPVERLRSAQEQEQEQGVRGAAWIDAVFDQAIENIENTRARLDATDVEAAVEAIVGARRVLILGAGSSAFLTGLMEHGLSVCHDNVQSLALLGGPTHAARRLYTADSRDLVIALAFPRYVKDTIELARRAAARGARVLGISDGPGSPLAPVASLNLYVKAQRRFAATSEAAVLTMIEALIDAVALRTHRSAKSAAEMTEFLLPWLMQPPAALPAANPSSSGPKKS comes from the coding sequence ATGACGCCTCTCGCTCCGCACGAAGCCAGTCAGGATGAATCCGCGATCGCGGAGCGCATCGCGTCGGCCATGCCGCGGATGACGCCGATCCATCGCCGGATGGGCGAGTTCGTGCTCGCGAATCCGTTTCGCGCGGCGACGATGCGGATCGACGAGCTCGCGCAGGCGGTCAATGCATCGATCGCGACCGCGAACCGCTTCGCGAAGGCGCTCGGCTTCGACGGCTATCCGGCGATGCGCGCGGCGCTCGTGCGCGGCTTCGAGGCGACCCTCGGCCCCGTCGAGCGGCTGCGTTCCGCGCAGGAGCAGGAACAGGAGCAGGGCGTTCGCGGCGCCGCATGGATCGATGCGGTGTTCGACCAGGCCATCGAGAACATCGAGAACACGCGTGCGCGGCTGGATGCGACCGACGTCGAGGCGGCCGTCGAGGCGATCGTCGGCGCGCGGCGCGTGCTGATCCTCGGCGCCGGGTCGAGCGCGTTTCTCACCGGCTTGATGGAACACGGCTTGTCGGTGTGTCACGACAACGTGCAGTCGCTCGCGCTGCTCGGCGGCCCTACGCATGCGGCGCGGCGCTTGTATACGGCGGACTCGCGCGATCTCGTGATCGCGCTCGCGTTTCCGCGCTATGTGAAGGACACGATCGAGCTGGCACGCCGCGCGGCCGCGCGTGGCGCACGCGTGCTCGGCATTTCCGACGGGCCGGGCTCGCCGCTTGCGCCGGTCGCGTCGCTGAACCTGTACGTGAAAGCCCAGCGGCGTTTCGCGGCCACGTCGGAAGCGGCCGTGCTGACGATGATCGAGGCGCTGATCGATGCGGTCGCGCTGCGCACGCACCGCTCCGCGAAGTCCGCCGCCGAAATGACCGAATTCCTGTTGCCGTGGCTGATGCAGCCGCCAGCGGCGCTGCCGGCCGCCAACCCTTCTTCCTCCGGTCCGAAAAAATCATGA
- a CDS encoding glycoside hydrolase family 31 protein: protein MTSLLHPPVFRVADRQANRVLLASDAGATLEIFVLEDDIVRVRILPDATPRNPRTWTIAPGLDDVPLDGRDRLDLSGFALPAYAFAEDDLDARIETAQVRLAVRLQGGHCTWSMRGADGAWRVVLADRATQAYNFGWWDDRAYHYVARERGDKVFGLGERAGELDRTGARFEMRNIDAMGYSAKHTDPLYKHIPFTITWSPDACQGFGLFYDTLSDCAFDMGRELDNYHGLYRYFVAEHGDLDYYFIASPDTPLTAARRFTWLTGRPARTPKWGLGYSGSTMSYTDAPDAQRQMNQFVEQCDAHDILCDSFHLSSGYTSIGAKRYVFNWNREKFPDAKGFVKHYRDHGIRLCANIKPCLLRDHPAFDDAARRGLLIRSASGEPAWVQFWDEVGAYIDFTQPDAYRWWREQVTSALLDYGIESTWNDNNEYEIWSPDAIAHGFGQPFPAREAKVLQTMLMMRASRDAQRAHAPARRPFLVSRSGGAGMQRYVQTWSGDNYTSWETLRYNLKMGLGLALSGVSNIGHDIGGFSGPAPSPELLLRWVQFGIFMPRFSIHSWNDDGTVNEPWMYPEITAQIASLIKQRYRLLPYLYHLLWLSTTRYEPVLRPTFGDFPGDPRCYDECDDMMLGDALLVAPVVDPGRTERTVYLPSGARWTCCASARSFDGGASVTLPAPLDTPVMLLREGRVLPLNVAAQRFGARADTRGFIVAPRIEDGVAYGECVEDDGETEAWRDGEYGLWRIETGREASGELGVSVRWEGRMHRPAERVEILLPVSLQGALAVRGARVEHDARDGAWRRIVVALVD from the coding sequence ATGACTTCGCTTCTTCATCCGCCCGTGTTCCGCGTCGCCGACCGGCAGGCGAACCGCGTGCTGCTCGCGTCCGACGCGGGCGCGACGCTCGAGATCTTCGTGCTCGAGGACGACATCGTGCGCGTGCGCATCCTGCCCGACGCGACACCGCGCAATCCGCGCACGTGGACGATCGCGCCGGGCCTCGACGACGTGCCGCTCGACGGGCGCGATCGTCTCGACCTGAGCGGCTTCGCGCTGCCGGCCTACGCGTTCGCCGAAGACGACCTCGACGCGCGTATCGAAACCGCGCAGGTCCGTCTCGCAGTGCGCCTGCAAGGCGGCCATTGCACGTGGTCGATGCGCGGCGCGGACGGCGCGTGGCGCGTCGTGCTCGCCGACCGCGCGACGCAGGCATACAACTTCGGCTGGTGGGACGACCGCGCCTACCACTACGTCGCACGCGAGCGCGGCGACAAGGTGTTCGGTCTCGGCGAACGCGCGGGCGAGCTCGACCGCACCGGTGCACGCTTCGAGATGCGCAACATCGACGCGATGGGCTACAGCGCGAAGCACACGGATCCGCTGTACAAGCACATCCCGTTCACCATCACGTGGTCGCCCGATGCATGCCAGGGCTTCGGGCTGTTCTACGACACGCTGTCGGATTGCGCGTTCGACATGGGCCGCGAGCTCGACAACTACCACGGGCTGTACCGCTACTTCGTCGCCGAGCACGGCGATCTCGACTACTACTTCATCGCGTCGCCCGACACGCCGCTCACGGCCGCGCGCCGCTTCACGTGGCTCACCGGGCGCCCCGCGCGCACCCCGAAATGGGGGCTCGGCTATTCGGGCTCCACGATGAGCTACACCGATGCACCGGACGCGCAGCGGCAGATGAACCAGTTCGTCGAACAGTGCGACGCGCACGACATCCTGTGCGACTCGTTCCACCTGTCGTCGGGCTATACGTCGATCGGCGCGAAGCGCTACGTGTTCAACTGGAACCGCGAGAAGTTTCCCGACGCGAAGGGTTTCGTGAAGCACTACCGCGACCACGGCATCCGGCTGTGCGCGAACATCAAGCCGTGCCTGCTGCGCGACCACCCCGCATTCGACGACGCGGCGCGGCGCGGGCTGCTGATCCGCTCGGCGTCCGGCGAACCGGCGTGGGTGCAGTTCTGGGACGAAGTCGGTGCGTATATCGACTTCACGCAGCCGGACGCCTACCGCTGGTGGCGCGAGCAGGTCACGTCGGCGCTGCTCGACTACGGGATCGAGTCGACGTGGAACGACAACAACGAATACGAGATCTGGTCGCCCGACGCGATCGCGCACGGCTTCGGCCAGCCGTTTCCCGCGCGCGAGGCGAAGGTGCTGCAGACGATGCTGATGATGCGCGCGTCGCGCGACGCGCAGCGCGCGCATGCGCCGGCGCGGCGGCCGTTCCTCGTGTCGCGCTCGGGCGGCGCAGGCATGCAGCGCTATGTGCAGACCTGGTCCGGCGACAACTACACGTCGTGGGAAACGCTGCGCTACAACCTGAAGATGGGTCTCGGGCTCGCGTTGTCCGGCGTGTCGAACATCGGTCACGACATCGGCGGCTTCTCCGGCCCCGCGCCGTCGCCCGAGCTGCTGTTGCGCTGGGTGCAGTTCGGCATCTTCATGCCGCGCTTCAGCATCCATTCGTGGAATGACGACGGCACCGTCAACGAACCATGGATGTATCCCGAGATCACCGCGCAGATCGCGTCGCTGATCAAGCAGCGCTACCGGCTGCTGCCCTATCTCTATCACCTGCTGTGGCTGTCGACCACGCGCTACGAGCCCGTGCTGCGGCCGACCTTCGGCGATTTCCCCGGCGACCCGCGCTGCTACGACGAATGCGACGACATGATGCTCGGCGACGCGCTGCTGGTGGCGCCGGTCGTCGACCCGGGCCGCACGGAGCGCACGGTCTACCTGCCGTCCGGTGCGCGCTGGACGTGCTGTGCGAGCGCGCGGTCCTTCGACGGCGGCGCGAGCGTGACGCTGCCCGCGCCGCTCGACACGCCGGTGATGCTGTTGCGCGAAGGCCGTGTGCTGCCGCTGAACGTCGCCGCGCAGCGGTTCGGCGCACGCGCCGACACGCGCGGCTTCATCGTCGCGCCGCGCATCGAGGACGGTGTTGCGTACGGCGAATGCGTGGAGGACGACGGCGAAACGGAAGCGTGGCGCGACGGCGAATACGGACTGTGGCGTATCGAGACAGGACGCGAGGCATCGGGCGAACTCGGCGTGTCGGTCCGCTGGGAAGGCCGCATGCACCGCCCCGCCGAGCGCGTCGAGATCCTGCTGCCGGTGTCGCTGCAAGGCGCGCTTGCGGTGCGCGGCGCGCGCGTCGAGCACGATGCGCGCGACGGCGCGTGGCGTCGCATCGTCGTGGCGCTCGTCGACTGA
- a CDS encoding class I SAM-dependent methyltransferase yields the protein MEENRANEAQSALWNGPSGLAWVDAQRSLDRMFEPFETLLADAAVAASARRVLDVGCGTGAVTLAIARRLGAHAHCTGVDISARMIAAAQARAEREGLAASFVPADAQTHAFEPDQFDLVVSRFGVMFFDDPVRAFANLRHAARVNAQLRFVAWRSAADNPFMTTAERVAGPLLPNLPARQPGAPGQFAFGDRQRIASVLSDSGWADIAIEPIDVACALPAAALDDYVTRLGPVGLALREVDDATRRRVIDTVRAAFEQYVQGADVRFDAACWLVAARAPSA from the coding sequence ATGGAAGAGAACCGGGCAAACGAAGCGCAGTCTGCACTGTGGAACGGTCCGTCGGGGCTTGCGTGGGTCGACGCGCAGCGCTCGCTCGACCGGATGTTCGAGCCGTTCGAGACACTGCTTGCGGATGCGGCGGTGGCGGCGTCCGCACGCCGCGTGCTCGATGTCGGCTGCGGCACCGGCGCGGTGACGCTCGCGATTGCACGGCGGCTGGGCGCGCATGCGCACTGTACGGGTGTCGACATCTCGGCGCGGATGATCGCCGCCGCACAGGCACGCGCCGAGCGCGAGGGCCTCGCCGCCAGCTTCGTGCCTGCGGATGCGCAGACGCATGCGTTCGAGCCGGATCAGTTCGACCTGGTCGTGTCGCGCTTCGGCGTGATGTTCTTCGACGATCCGGTGCGCGCGTTCGCGAACCTGCGGCATGCGGCGCGCGTGAATGCGCAACTGCGATTCGTCGCATGGCGCAGCGCCGCTGACAATCCGTTCATGACGACGGCCGAGCGCGTCGCGGGGCCATTGCTCCCGAACCTGCCGGCGCGGCAGCCGGGCGCGCCGGGACAATTCGCGTTCGGCGACCGGCAGCGAATCGCGTCGGTATTGTCGGACAGCGGCTGGGCCGATATCGCGATCGAGCCGATCGACGTCGCGTGCGCGTTGCCGGCGGCCGCGCTGGACGACTACGTCACCCGACTGGGGCCGGTCGGGCTCGCGCTTCGGGAAGTGGATGACGCGACGCGTCGACGGGTGATCGATACGGTTCGCGCCGCGTTCGAGCAATACGTGCAGGGCGCGGATGTACGCTTCGACGCGGCGTGCTGGCTCGTCGCGGCGCGGGCGCCGTCCGCATGA
- a CDS encoding MFS transporter codes for MKTVKALRWWIIVLVCLGTILNYLARNSLAVLAPELKHVFAISTQQYSYIVGAFQIGYTIMQPVCGFIVDLIGLRLGFALFAMLWSVVGVAHGFASGWLSLGILRGLLGLFEAAAIPSGMKAVAEWFPDREKSVAVGYFNAGTSLGAAIAPPLVVFLSMRFGWQSAFMVTGALGFAWAVLWYTQYRSPAEHPRISSQERTLISDGQARMPAVSKRRIRDVVTARRFWAIALPRFFAEPAWQTFSFWIPLYLATERHMALTEIAIFAWMPFLAADLGGIAGGYLSPYLAKRFSLPLVWSRVAGVALGAVLMLGPATIGLVSSPYTAIALFCVGGFAHQMISALVNTLSADVFDSEEVGTASGFAGMAAWIGGLGFSLLVGALADKIGYAPLFACLGLFDIIGVTLLAVLIRGQSKQERLLAQHA; via the coding sequence GTGAAGACAGTCAAGGCGTTGCGCTGGTGGATCATCGTGCTGGTATGTCTGGGCACGATCCTCAACTATCTCGCACGAAATTCCCTCGCGGTGCTCGCACCGGAACTGAAGCACGTGTTCGCGATCTCGACGCAGCAGTACTCATACATCGTCGGCGCGTTCCAGATCGGCTACACGATCATGCAGCCGGTGTGCGGATTCATCGTCGACCTGATCGGGCTGCGGCTCGGGTTCGCGCTGTTCGCGATGCTGTGGTCGGTGGTCGGCGTCGCGCACGGCTTCGCGTCGGGCTGGCTGTCGCTCGGCATTCTGCGCGGCCTGCTCGGGCTGTTCGAGGCCGCGGCGATTCCGTCGGGTATGAAGGCCGTCGCCGAATGGTTTCCCGATCGCGAGAAATCCGTCGCGGTCGGCTACTTCAACGCTGGCACGTCGCTCGGCGCCGCGATCGCGCCGCCGCTCGTCGTGTTCCTGTCGATGCGGTTCGGCTGGCAATCCGCGTTCATGGTCACCGGCGCGCTTGGCTTCGCGTGGGCCGTGCTCTGGTACACGCAGTACCGGTCGCCGGCCGAGCATCCGCGCATCTCGTCGCAGGAGCGCACGCTGATCAGTGACGGCCAGGCCAGGATGCCGGCCGTGTCGAAGCGCCGGATTCGCGACGTCGTCACCGCGCGCCGCTTCTGGGCGATCGCGCTGCCGCGCTTCTTCGCGGAACCGGCATGGCAGACCTTCAGCTTCTGGATTCCGCTGTATCTCGCGACCGAACGCCACATGGCGCTCACGGAGATCGCCATCTTCGCGTGGATGCCGTTCCTCGCGGCGGACCTCGGCGGCATCGCCGGCGGCTACCTGTCGCCCTACCTCGCGAAACGGTTCAGTCTGCCGCTCGTGTGGTCGCGGGTCGCGGGCGTCGCGCTCGGCGCGGTGCTGATGCTCGGGCCGGCGACGATCGGGCTCGTGTCGTCGCCGTACACGGCCATTGCGCTGTTCTGCGTCGGCGGCTTTGCGCACCAGATGATCTCCGCGCTCGTCAACACGCTGTCGGCCGATGTGTTCGACTCCGAGGAAGTCGGCACCGCGAGCGGCTTCGCGGGAATGGCCGCGTGGATCGGCGGGCTCGGCTTCTCGCTGCTCGTCGGCGCGCTCGCCGACAAGATCGGCTACGCGCCGCTGTTCGCGTGCCTCGGCCTGTTCGACATCATCGGCGTCACGCTGCTCGCGGTGCTGATCCGCGGGCAGTCGAAGCAGGAACGCCTGCTCGCGCAGCATGCCTGA
- a CDS encoding metallophosphoesterase family protein: protein MRRLLSRALFVRCAPLVALAALSACSNHIDTPADPASAAINVQAAWVEIGDTNQAIARVITNYSPASASDPLCPQLSVDGKLSRMALRAGAATVAQRPTASDPADSKPSSFPVSVCETTLPADAQTASVAGRALPLPKAQPQRIAIIADTGCRMKKADNAWQACNDATVWPFDTIAASVAKLSPDLVLHVGDYHYRENACPPDIAGCKDSPWGYGWDTWQADLFRPAAPLFAKAPWVVVRGNHEECARAGQGWYRFLDPRPYSAGRSCNDPANDNDANYSDPYAVSLGGGTQVIVFDTAKVGRNPLKTTDAQFRIYQKQFQTVASLASKAGITTTIFTNHHPILAFAPIAGSTPAPGNLALQSVMSSLNAQAYYPPGVHVALHGHVHDFQAINFSSGHPATIVSGNGGDNLDVALPDPFPAGLTPAPGAVIERLSHNNSFGFLIMERRAAPATGWVFRAYSAAGKLLASCDQSGTTLACDKTGFITP, encoded by the coding sequence ATGCGACGACTCCTCTCTCGCGCACTGTTCGTGCGTTGCGCTCCGCTTGTTGCCCTCGCGGCGCTGTCCGCGTGCTCGAACCACATCGATACGCCCGCCGACCCGGCCAGCGCCGCGATCAACGTCCAGGCCGCATGGGTCGAGATCGGCGATACGAACCAGGCGATTGCGCGCGTGATCACGAACTACAGCCCGGCTTCCGCGAGCGATCCGCTGTGTCCGCAATTGTCCGTCGACGGCAAGCTGTCGCGCATGGCGCTGCGCGCCGGCGCCGCGACGGTCGCGCAGCGGCCGACCGCCAGCGACCCGGCCGACTCGAAACCGTCGAGCTTCCCGGTGTCGGTCTGCGAAACGACGCTGCCGGCCGATGCGCAGACGGCGAGCGTCGCGGGCCGCGCGCTGCCGCTGCCGAAAGCGCAGCCGCAGCGCATCGCGATCATCGCCGACACCGGCTGCCGGATGAAGAAGGCCGACAACGCATGGCAGGCGTGCAACGACGCGACGGTCTGGCCGTTCGACACGATCGCGGCGAGCGTCGCGAAGCTGTCGCCGGATCTCGTGCTGCATGTTGGCGACTATCACTATCGCGAGAACGCGTGCCCGCCCGACATCGCCGGCTGCAAGGACAGCCCGTGGGGCTATGGCTGGGATACGTGGCAGGCCGACCTCTTCCGCCCCGCCGCGCCGCTGTTCGCGAAGGCGCCATGGGTGGTCGTGCGCGGCAACCACGAGGAATGCGCGCGGGCCGGCCAGGGCTGGTACCGCTTCCTCGATCCGCGCCCGTATTCGGCGGGCCGTTCGTGCAACGATCCGGCCAACGACAACGACGCGAACTACTCGGATCCCTATGCGGTGTCGCTCGGCGGCGGCACGCAGGTGATCGTGTTCGATACCGCGAAGGTCGGCCGCAATCCGCTGAAGACGACCGACGCGCAATTCCGGATCTACCAGAAGCAGTTCCAGACGGTCGCGTCGCTCGCGTCGAAGGCCGGCATCACGACGACGATCTTCACGAACCACCATCCGATCCTCGCGTTCGCGCCGATCGCGGGCAGCACGCCTGCGCCGGGCAATCTCGCGCTGCAGTCGGTGATGTCGAGCCTGAACGCGCAGGCGTACTACCCGCCCGGCGTCCACGTCGCGCTGCACGGGCACGTGCACGACTTCCAGGCGATCAACTTCTCGTCCGGACATCCGGCGACGATCGTGTCCGGCAACGGCGGCGACAACCTCGACGTCGCGCTGCCCGACCCGTTCCCGGCCGGCCTGACGCCCGCGCCGGGCGCCGTGATCGAGCGGCTGTCGCACAACAACAGCTTCGGCTTCCTGATCATGGAGCGACGTGCGGCGCCGGCGACGGGCTGGGTGTTCCGTGCGTATTCGGCGGCGGGCAAGCTGCTCGCGTCGTGCGACCAGTCGGGCACGACGCTCGCCTGCGACAAGACGGGGTTCATCACGCCGTGA
- a CDS encoding isoaspartyl peptidase/L-asparaginase family protein codes for MTSPAIIAIHGGAGTILREAMDTDTERRYRAELTAILQAAQHVLADGGSALDAVTVAVRMLEDCPLFNAGRGAVYTAEGKHELDAAVMDGATLAAGAVCSATRVRNPVLAARRVMEASEHVLFAGAGADAFAVEQGLELAEPGYFDTEARHAQWVKARAAAAGTMLDHDAASFAFGAGQPGGSAAPAEPLDPDRKLGTVGAVACDLNGHVAAATSTGGITNKQPGRVGDSPIIGAGCYADDATCAVSATGTGEMFIRLATAHDVAAQMEYRGASLADAAHDAVMNKLPRLAGRGGIIAVDAHGNVAMPFNTEGMYRGYARVGETPVVGIYRDDAA; via the coding sequence ATGACTTCACCCGCGATCATCGCGATTCATGGCGGCGCAGGCACGATCCTGCGCGAGGCAATGGATACCGACACCGAACGCCGGTACCGCGCCGAGCTCACCGCGATCCTGCAGGCCGCGCAACACGTGCTCGCCGACGGCGGCAGCGCGCTCGACGCCGTCACCGTCGCCGTGCGGATGCTCGAGGACTGTCCGCTCTTCAACGCCGGGCGCGGCGCCGTCTATACGGCCGAAGGCAAGCACGAACTCGACGCGGCGGTGATGGACGGCGCGACGCTCGCGGCCGGCGCGGTCTGCAGCGCGACGCGCGTGCGCAATCCGGTGCTCGCCGCCCGGCGCGTGATGGAGGCGAGCGAGCACGTGCTGTTCGCCGGCGCGGGCGCCGACGCGTTCGCGGTCGAGCAGGGCCTCGAACTCGCCGAGCCCGGCTACTTCGACACCGAAGCGCGCCATGCGCAGTGGGTCAAGGCGCGCGCGGCGGCGGCCGGCACGATGCTCGATCACGACGCCGCGAGCTTCGCGTTCGGCGCAGGACAACCGGGCGGGTCGGCCGCGCCGGCCGAGCCGCTCGATCCCGATCGCAAGCTCGGCACGGTCGGCGCGGTCGCGTGCGACCTCAACGGGCATGTCGCGGCGGCGACGTCGACCGGCGGCATCACGAACAAGCAGCCCGGACGCGTCGGCGATTCGCCGATCATCGGCGCCGGCTGCTACGCGGACGACGCGACCTGCGCGGTATCCGCGACGGGCACCGGCGAGATGTTCATCCGGCTCGCGACCGCGCACGACGTGGCCGCGCAAATGGAGTATCGCGGCGCATCGCTCGCCGACGCCGCGCACGACGCCGTGATGAACAAGCTGCCGCGCCTCGCCGGGCGCGGCGGGATCATCGCGGTCGATGCGCACGGCAACGTCGCGATGCCGTTCAATACGGAAGGGATGTATCGCGGCTATGCGCGCGTCGGCGAGACGCCCGTGGTCGGCATCTATCGCGACGATGCGGCCTGA